One segment of Lytechinus pictus isolate F3 Inbred chromosome 13, Lp3.0, whole genome shotgun sequence DNA contains the following:
- the LOC129274462 gene encoding transmembrane protein 198-like: MEQGKEEDLGGYSIHPQSYRCFKAVMFLVGFILASVVSFLICQEQSSLATGANAGIALAIGLLCGLITMLIQIVGLFMTGVHMGLFSAIIVLIIIEQFVHMDVLLVPIGITFGLGIIFGLITLKFQRTFVILATSLIGGAIVATCTDYYLELFRMVNYVYDRFRLQVSLEPCWYSWLILALWPFVSLVGIIIQYKVTAKGFNHKQVQNS, translated from the exons ATGGAGCAGGGGAAAGAGGAAGACTTGGGGGGTTACAGTATCCATCCTCAAA gttaCCGATGTTTCAAGGCAGTCATGTTCCTTGTAGGTTTCATCCTCGCCTCCGTCGTGTCATTCCTCATCTGTCAAGAGCAGAGTTCTCTAGCGACAGGGGCCAATGCAGGCATCGCCCTGGCCATCGGCCTCCTCTGCGGCCTCATCACGATGCTCATCCAGATTGTCGGCCTCTTCATGACGGGAGTCCACATGGGTCTCTTCTCCGCCATCAtcgtcctcatcatcatcgAGCAGTTCGTCCACATGGATGTCCTTCTCGTCCCGATCGGCATCACCTTCGGTCTGGGTATCATCTTCGGACTCATCACCCTCAAATTCCAGAGAACTTTTGTGATCCTTGCCACCTCGCTCATCGGTGGCGCGATCGTCGCCACATGCACAGACTATTACCTTGAACTGTTCCGTATGGTGAACTATGTCTATGACCGGTTTAGATTGCAGGTCTCACTGGAGCCATGTTGGTATAGCTGGCTTATACTGGCATTATGGCCGTTTGTTTCGTTAGTTGGCATAATCATCCAATATAAAGTCACTGCCAAAGGATTTAACCATAAACAAG TGCAGAACTCCTGA